The genomic interval CTGCTGCAATGTGTATGTCTCTCAGCCTCATTACTGTCTGCTGCAATGTGTACGTCTCTCGGCCTCATTACTCTGTCTGCTGCAATGTGTACGTCTCTCAGCCTCATTACTGTTTGCTGCAATGTGTACGTCTCTCAGCCTCATTACTGTCTGCTGCAATGTGTACGTCTTTCAGCCTCATTACTGTCTGCTGCAATGTGTGCATCTCACAGCCTCATTACTCTGTCTGCTGCAATGTGTACGTCTCTCCAAGCTCCGTTTCATCATCTTGATTAACAATCTGCACAATGACAACAGTATGCTGGTCGTCACCACCCAATTCCCCCTCTTGTAAACCAGACAGCTGTAATGCAGTTGGCATGTCTTCTGAAGAGACAATGGTGTGGGAAAGGGACTGGAGAGCTTCAGCAGCCACCTGAGGGAGATCAGTATCAGTGGTGAAACCTTCTGGTGTCTGATACACGATGGTCGTCTCCACTCCGTCCGCGTCGGTGATGACTGACTCTGTGAACGTCTCTCCTAACTCGTTGGTGAAGGTCTGACCAATACTCATGGTGGCTGCGTTTGAGGTCGCCGCTGCGATAGCCTCTGCAGCAGCATCAGCTGACGCTATAGCAATTGTGTTAGCATCTGATGTAGCCTCTGTATCTTCATCCTCGCTTCCAGCATCCTGTTGTATGACATGTTTATTTGCGCCCTGAAGATCTTTCTGAAACGGCATCAGAAGCGACTTAACATAGCTGTCGTCACTGAGCATGTGAACTGCACCTGGATGTTTCCTCTTGAAATGCCGCACCAGTGTGTGGCGGTGGCTGCACTTGGCCTTACAGATACTGCAGATGTAGGCCATGCCGCTGTGGTAGATGGACAGATGTCTGTGGTACTCAAACCTCTTCACAAACTGCCGGTCACAAAGATCGCACGTTATCTTTTCCTTCATGGTGTGCTCCAGGTTGTGCCTGGCAAACTGGTCTGGATACTTGAATGACTTGTTGCAAATGGCACAGTGGAACTTCTTCTCAGTGCTGTGGGAATACATATgcgtcttcaggttgcctttcTGCCGAAAGCGCTTGTGGCAGATCTCGCATTCGTGTTGCGGTTCCTCGCCGGAATGGAACTGTTTGACGTGAGATTTGAGACTAGTCTTTGTCTTGAGGATCTTCCCACACATGGCACACTGCAGCTCGAGGCCCCCGCCATGCACATGGAACCGATGGTCCTTCAAGTATGCCAAGTAGTGAAACTTCTTGTTGCAGATGTCACATTCATACTCTTTCTCTCCGTGAACCTTCATGTGCTTGTTGAGGTTGCTACTGCTCACGAACGACGCCCCGCACAGGTGGCATACCACGTTTTCTTTAATCACCACCTGGTTGTGTCTTCGCACAATGCGAGCCGGTGTTCCATCAGGAAGAAGGCATTTGTGATCGTTCAGGTAATCCTGCCGGAAAAATTTCTTATGGCATATGTCGCACTCAAACTGGCGTTCGCCATGGATCACTGCATGCTTCTCCATGTAGGTGCGTAGAGCAAATACCTTGTCGCATTGCGGACACTTAAAGCCACCTTCTTGATGCAGATAAGGGTCGCAAACATGTGTGTGGATCGTACCCTGCTTGCGAAAACGCTTGTGACATTTCTCGCACTGGTACGGGTGCGTATGGGTATGATGGTGTTCCCGAAAACTTTTGGCATCAGCAAATACAACAGCGTCCTCGCAAATGTCGCATTTGACATATCCTTCAGTTTTTATCTTCTCTTCATTTTCACATAGGAAAATGTGCCAAACGAGTTCGTCTTTCTGACAGAAGGCCTTGGAGCAGATCTTGCACTGAAACTCGGAACTGTGCGTCCGCTCATGTCTCTTCAGATACTTGAGATTCCTGAAGGACTTATGGCAAATTGAGCAGTTCACTCTTACAGTGGAGTCGATGATTTGCGGGATTCCGTCTGCCTCCTCCAAGGAACAGGTGTGGTTTGAGCATTCGTCTTCTGTTGGGAAGTTCCGCTTACACTTGAAACAGTAGGTCTTGTAACAGACCAACAAATGGTTCTCCAAAGCTAGCTTGCTGCTGTAAGCTTTGTGACAGTTCACACATGCATGAAGATCTTCTTCCAAAGCCCGAACCGGATCACACTTTAACACATGGCGCTGCATAGAGTCTTTCCTTGAAAAACACTTCCCGCAAATGTTGCACTTGAAGATGTCTGTATGCATGGCCATGTGTCGAAAAAGGTAGCTGGATGTGCGAAAGGTCTGGGAACAGATGTCACAGGCAAATGATTTCTTTGAGGCAGCCTCCTTATTGCATTTATGTGACATTAGGCCTAGTTTGCTATGGAAAGGCTGCATGCATACCTGGCAATCAAACCTGCCCGAGTGAATTGTGTAATGCTGACGAGCATAGTCCTCATTAACAAATGATTTCCCGCACTCAGTGCAGCTGTAGCGAACACGATCACCACTGGTCGTCATGACAACCGCTGGTTTCTCAGAATTACAGTTATGTTTCATCCAAGACTCCTGCTTTGCAAATGTCTTCCCACACTTTttgcatggaaactttttctGGTGCACCTCACAATGCAACCGAATGCATTTTAAGTTCTTGAATTTCTTGCCACACTCTTTGCAGCCGTAAATGGTCCTGTCATCTTGGGTGAGGAAGACATCATAGAGGTCTCGCCTAGGAAGTTTCTGCTGTGCCGCAGACGCTTCCGATTTTCTTGGCCTTCCTCGTTTCCTACGGACAGGTGTCTCTTTCTGGACATCTGTGTCTGCTTTTCCATCAGCTTCTGCTGGCGTATCACCTCCTTCACCAGCACCGTCTCCTTCAACCACATCAGGTACTCTTTTCTCAGCTGCCTCGCCCACATCTGCAGCCTCAGTAGCAGGTGCACCATCCTCTTGGATGACGTCTTTGCTGGCTGCTGTTTCTTCACTGGACTGACTTTGCAAAGCCTCATCTGGCTCAGGGGGCACCGTGGAGTCTTCAGATGCCTCAGCACCAGTCTTTGTAGATTCAACGACTTCCTTTTCTGTCTCCTCTTGCGTTGGTTGCACAATAGTGAGAGCTTCCCCTTCAGGTatagttacctccccttccTCCACCTCACCATCACCTTGCTCCAAGGAGACATCTTGAGACACATCCACATCTTCTGTCTCAGCCTCCTGATCAGAAGCCAAGCCATCCGACTCCTCAGCCTCGCTCACGACAGCCTCTGAGCCACTGTCTTCAATAACTTCATCTTCTTCATCATCCTCCTCCTCACTTCCTTCAACCTTCCTCTTCTTGAAAGGAGAGAGAACCTCGTACATTTTACTTCCCCGATTGCGTCTTGCGGGCAAAACACGCCTTGGGGAAACTTCTGTTTCTTCCTTAGGGGACTCTGGTTCCTTTTTGATTGATAAAGGTTTACGTCCTCGGTTCTTGCGTGGACGTCCTCTTCGCCTTCGGCCTGGTGCAGCCTCAGCATGTTTTCCTCTGGGCGTCTTGTAGGTGGTATTGTGGCGGGCGTCCATGTGGTTCCTCAGGATGTCATGTCTGTACGTTTTGTAGTCGCACATTGAGCAGCTAATCGTTCTCGTTTTCCTCTCGTGTATCTTCATATGTCGACCCAAGTTACTGCTGTTGACAAATCCTTTACCACACTCTGTGCAGAACAACGTCCGGATGGGGTCCCCTTGAAACTTTGAGGTCTTTATGTGAGTGCGCAGATGTTTCACCATTTCTGCCTGGCTACGGAAAGTTTTTGGACAGCGAGTGCATTTGAATTCTCCACCTTCCACTTCACCACTTTCAATGATATCATCTGCACCTCCCAAATCAACCCAGGTCTCAGCCTCGTCAGATAAATCAGCCTGTCCCGAGGCATCTAGCATCTTCGCTTCTCCTCCCCCGCCAGCTCTGGTTCGTGTCCTTGTCAACTGCTGAGCAGGAACATCAGCACTAGCGTCCTTCCGTGGTCTTCCTCTACCTCTTTTCTTTGGCACCTGTCCTACATTCTCTGGAGTGTTGACTGATGAATCCATTTTAGTCTTCTTTCGAGCGCTTTGCAGGAACTCTTCAACGTAGGCGTTCACCTTTCGACGCCGTTTTCCGATGGTTTCCTCATCTGAAATGCAATGAAAGATTTTAGACACAAATTAGGAAATCCTCATCAATACCAAAATCTTTCATACTAAGTAAGAAACCTGGAActtgaaaattcagaaaaacccacacacatgcacatgtatgaactCTATTCCAGGTTTTTAAAGGCCTGGAAATAATGCTGTCAGTTTCCAggcttttcaaagttttcaagaCCCCATAAGAGCAATGTACCATGGAAATGGCCTTGCTTACCTGACGTATCACTGACGACTTTTCTTGGCACTGACAACTGCTTCCCAATATCTGAACCCAACATAACTGTAAATgagaaatacaaaaacaataaactGTCTGTTCAGACTCACAGAACAATCAACCAGTATGCCCAATAATTGAACAATTATGGCGCAAACAGTCCCATCTCACGACCATTTTGGGACTATATTAAGGAGGCAATGAGAAAACTGAATATTCACATGAGTTAGTGTTTACATTCCAAATTCCAACTGACCTACCCTAATTTTCCAGATAGCTATGAGTGAGGtgtaacaaatgtttttgttcctgcAAGTCACCGTAAATGTTGATCAGCAGTTTTGTAATTTAGCGCTTGCCCGCTTGCCAAATGCAAGTAAAATCTGTGTTGTGCaaataaattgtgttttttggGATGCCTGCCAGCACAAGTGACTTGCTTGAGGATAAGAATAATCTATGATCTGAAGTTCACATGTTGACAATCCTTCACTTGTTTGAATCTTTCGACTGCACTggtaaaatatttgtgtaaaatcaTGAACTTCACTTTGGCCATGCACAGGTTTCAGACGGGTGGTTGAAATCAGAGCGTGTGCTCTCATACTCCAAAAAATACTGATATTTTCATACTCCAAAATCAGCACGGTGTTTAAGCCTAGGGAAGGTTCAGTGGAAGCTGGTCACCACGATGTTTATCTCTGATTTGTGGTAACAGAGAAGATTCAATGGAGTGTTTTTTCACTAACAACCGGTCGAAAACAAATCCCTGTAGCCCTTATATGCCTTTGTCAGATAAAAATAAACTATATGATAGCGCTAAACGTTCAAGACAGTTTGTTGAGGCTTGGAAAAAAGAATATCCGTGGGCATGTAAACTTGAGTTAGAGCGcgacagcaaaaaaaaaaacaaaaaacaaaacaataacataattTGCTATGTGTCAGTGTCTGAGAACCCAAGTAAGCTGgatattaaaaacaaaccatATATTTATGGTTCATCTTCTTTTTGGAAAACATCTCTTCATTATCACGACAAAAGCTCACAACATTCTGATAACATTAAGacgaaacaaaatgaacaaacagGGGAGCCACAAGCAAAGACAATACTCCCAgaattcaatgaaaaaaagagTTCTCTTGCATGGTCACTCTTAGAGAAATTCCTTGGCCATTTTAAAAAACGAAAAGCCTTGGACAGATTATGAATTCCTATTTCCAGACAGATTGGAAGCCTTGGACAGATTATGAATTCTTATTTCCAGACAGATTGGAAGCCTTGGACAGATTATGAATTCTTATTTCCCGATAGATTGGAAGCCTTGGACAGATTATGAATTCTTATTTCCAGACAGATTGGAAGCCTTGGACAGATTATGAATTCTTATTTCCAGACAGATTGGAAGCCTTGGACAGATTATGAATTCTTATTTCCAGACAGATTGGAAGCCTTGGACAGATTATGAATTCTTATTTCCAGACTTCTTTCATTAATTATGTTAGATACATGTTTTAGAAAATGTATGTTCATTGGAATCCTTGTGCCATGCTAAAAGATCTGCACTCACATATTAGTATTTGAGTGGACTACAGTTTATGGTTAATAACTGAATACGTCAAAAAGTTACATGAATAAATGGCACAAcacaaatctgaaattttaaTCACTGCAGTAGCATGTAGCATAAAATGTGGACTGAAACAGACACTGTTTTTAATTCAAtacaattttaatattaatgtttGCAATAAATTGTAAAACATATAGCTGCGTTGAGGAATGGCAAGTGAAAATGAGTGCGGGAAAgcagttttcattttcagcttGCCCCGAGAGCATGCACCCTAAAGAGTTAAGTTGAACTGATCCTTCTTACTTCAGAGATTTGGACAAATCAGCATATAACCTTCTCACAAGTCCTTATCTCTGAAATGAACTGGTATTACTGTAAATAACTTACCAAACATATAACCTTCTCACAAGTTCTTATCTGTGAAATGAACCGGTGTTACTGTAAATAACTTACCAAACATATAACCTTCTCACAAGTTCTTATCTGTGAAATGAACCGGTATTACTGTAACTAACTTACCAAACATATAACCTTCTCACAAGTTCTTATCTGTGAAATGAACCGGTATTACTGTAAATAACTTACCAAACATATAACCTTCTCACAAGTTCTTATCTGTGAAATGAACCGGTGTTACTGTAAATAACTTACCAAAAATTTCAGTTATCATGGCCATGATCAGACACAATGTAATGACTTTCAAGCTAATTTTGAAAACCATTGTATTCATTCACCTTGACAATTTTAAGTAACTTAGTAAGGCAAATACCTTTTGTTGTCCCATCCGGTTGCACAGGTTTGCCTAGTTTTTTGGCATAGTGAGATGCATACCACACCTTCAGCTTTTCGCCTCCGCGAATTAACCGGGTTGTGTTGTAGAAGATGTTGACGCCTAGTTGGTACGCAATGCAATTCTGCTCTTCTTTGTTCGTGGCTGCTTGCACCAGGCACAACCAGTTGCATTCATTTTCGTCGCAACAGTCCAACACAACGCTGGCTTGATCTTTGGACAGCACCTGAGAAAAGTGAACAACATCGCTGTGAAATATCAACCTTTTTTTAATTCCAGATACCTGTGTACAGGAAACTATTTTGTCTCTGTTAATGACAAAAAAGCTTTAAATGGAAGAATGTATCAAAcaggattttttaaaattttcttttaaaaaatttatttatttatttgattgctgtttaatgttAAACTAAAGggttttcacttatttgatggcagtcagcattatgagaGGAGGAAAGTGTTAAAGACAAGCTCCTTCAACTACTGGACCAAGGCTCACTTTGTCTTTCAAATACAGTTTTCAGATTCAATTTATGGACTGTCACTATATCGAAATGACTGTTACAGATGACTTCAAATTTTCTCTTTCTGCCTAAATATTAACCAATGAACTAGAGTTGTGTGACCCTTGAACTGCTGGAATGTGCCAGACACTCCACCTCCTGACCCATCAAAGAGGATCAATAATCTCGCTTCAATTTATCATCAAGGAAAACTGAATTTAACGGGAAGGCCAGCAGGTTACTTCAACTTTGgccattttcaagaatgaaTTGCATAACGCCACTTTAGCGCTATTGCAGCCATACTGTGTCCTTTTCATGATGCACATTCATATACAGATGTACCAAAGATCGCGCAGGTCTGATCTGCGCACTTATGTTAACACTCTTGGACTTTTGATTATGTTAGGTATGTGTTATTAGCACACACAGAATTTTGATTGTCAGGTATGTGTTATTAGCAAACTTCTACTTTTGAATGTGTCAGGTGTGTGTTATTAGCACACCTAGACTTTTGATTATGTTAGCAATGTGTTATTAACACACCTagacttttgtttttgtcaggtatgtgttATTAGCACACCTAAACTTTTGATaatgtcaggtgtgtgttgTTAGCACACCTAAACTTTTGATTATGTCAGGTGTGTGTTATTAGCACACCTAGACTTTTGATTATGTTAGCAATGTGTTATTAGCACACATAGACTTTTGATTATGTCAGGTATGTGTTATAAGCACACCTAAACTTTTGATtatgtcaggtgtgtgttgTTAGCACACCTAGACTTTGTTTCGGAAAAGCTAAGGTGTGGGAGTGTGATAGCATGCCTCAAATTCAAAgacctgcacatgtatatcaaggtcacacagatatacacagaGGTCAAGCAGATTTATggacattaaataaatatatttatttgattgaaattttacgtcatacacacaaacgtttcacttatacgaagacagccagcaatatggttggaagaaaccgagcagaacccagTGGGGAGCCCATGACCATGAGCAAGTTACTGGGAGACCTTACACAGTGTCACAGGAAAAGGAAATCAAGTCAATAAGAGCTGgatttcaactcacagcgatcatattgatgagaggctcttgagtcatCGTGTtacatctgcaggttactggaagaccttctggcgaacaaccggagaggaagtcagcgtGAATGTATGTGCCAAAggtcacataaatgtatacaaagaaCATTCACTAAATCAGTTTT from Liolophura sinensis isolate JHLJ2023 chromosome 3, CUHK_Ljap_v2, whole genome shotgun sequence carries:
- the LOC135463690 gene encoding zinc finger protein 236-like isoform X1 gives rise to the protein MDEDDKCDVCGGDHNTEVCPELGLDIAARAATQLSRARLTLPHNLDVEGDISDGTLQVTATFDIPAKTQFGPFEAKRSTNDVNLDGYFALKVLSKDQASVVLDCCDENECNWLCLVQAATNKEEQNCIAYQLGVNIFYNTTRLIRGGEKLKVWYASHYAKKLGKPVQPDGTTKVMLGSDIGKQLSVPRKVVSDTSDEETIGKRRRKVNAYVEEFLQSARKKTKMDSSVNTPENVGQVPKKRGRGRPRKDASADVPAQQLTRTRTRAGGGGEAKMLDASGQADLSDEAETWVDLGGADDIIESGEVEGGEFKCTRCPKTFRSQAEMVKHLRTHIKTSKFQGDPIRTLFCTECGKGFVNSSNLGRHMKIHERKTRTISCSMCDYKTYRHDILRNHMDARHNTTYKTPRGKHAEAAPGRRRRGRPRKNRGRKPLSIKKEPESPKEETEVSPRRVLPARRNRGSKMYEVLSPFKKRKVEGSEEEDDEEDEVIEDSGSEAVVSEAEESDGLASDQEAETEDVDVSQDVSLEQGDGEVEEGEVTIPEGEALTIVQPTQEETEKEVVESTKTGAEASEDSTVPPEPDEALQSQSSEETAASKDVIQEDGAPATEAADVGEAAEKRVPDVVEGDGAGEGGDTPAEADGKADTDVQKETPVRRKRGRPRKSEASAAQQKLPRRDLYDVFLTQDDRTIYGCKECGKKFKNLKCIRLHCEVHQKKFPCKKCGKTFAKQESWMKHNCNSEKPAVVMTTSGDRVRYSCTECGKSFVNEDYARQHYTIHSGRFDCQVCMQPFHSKLGLMSHKCNKEAASKKSFACDICSQTFRTSSYLFRHMAMHTDIFKCNICGKCFSRKDSMQRHVLKCDPVRALEEDLHACVNCHKAYSSKLALENHLLVCYKTYCFKCKRNFPTEDECSNHTCSLEEADGIPQIIDSTVRVNCSICHKSFRNLKYLKRHERTHSSEFQCKICSKAFCQKDELVWHIFLCENEEKIKTEGYVKCDICEDAVVFADAKSFREHHHTHTHPYQCEKCHKRFRKQGTIHTHVCDPYLHQEGGFKCPQCDKVFALRTYMEKHAVIHGERQFECDICHKKFFRQDYLNDHKCLLPDGTPARIVRRHNQVVIKENVVCHLCGASFVSSSNLNKHMKVHGEKEYECDICNKKFHYLAYLKDHRFHVHGGGLELQCAMCGKILKTKTSLKSHVKQFHSGEEPQHECEICHKRFRQKGNLKTHMYSHSTEKKFHCAICNKSFKYPDQFARHNLEHTMKEKITCDLCDRQFVKRFEYHRHLSIYHSGMAYICSICKAKCSHRHTLVRHFKRKHPGAVHMLSDDSYVKSLLMPFQKDLQGANKHVIQQDAGSEDEDTEATSDANTIAIASADAAAEAIAAATSNAATMSIGQTFTNELGETFTESVITDADGVETTIVYQTPEGFTTDTDLPQVAAEALQSLSHTIVSSEDMPTALQLSGLQEGELGGDDQHTVVIVQIVNQDDETELGETYTLQQTE
- the LOC135463690 gene encoding zinc finger protein 62 homolog isoform X2, which translates into the protein MFVMLGSDIGKQLSVPRKVVSDTSDEETIGKRRRKVNAYVEEFLQSARKKTKMDSSVNTPENVGQVPKKRGRGRPRKDASADVPAQQLTRTRTRAGGGGEAKMLDASGQADLSDEAETWVDLGGADDIIESGEVEGGEFKCTRCPKTFRSQAEMVKHLRTHIKTSKFQGDPIRTLFCTECGKGFVNSSNLGRHMKIHERKTRTISCSMCDYKTYRHDILRNHMDARHNTTYKTPRGKHAEAAPGRRRRGRPRKNRGRKPLSIKKEPESPKEETEVSPRRVLPARRNRGSKMYEVLSPFKKRKVEGSEEEDDEEDEVIEDSGSEAVVSEAEESDGLASDQEAETEDVDVSQDVSLEQGDGEVEEGEVTIPEGEALTIVQPTQEETEKEVVESTKTGAEASEDSTVPPEPDEALQSQSSEETAASKDVIQEDGAPATEAADVGEAAEKRVPDVVEGDGAGEGGDTPAEADGKADTDVQKETPVRRKRGRPRKSEASAAQQKLPRRDLYDVFLTQDDRTIYGCKECGKKFKNLKCIRLHCEVHQKKFPCKKCGKTFAKQESWMKHNCNSEKPAVVMTTSGDRVRYSCTECGKSFVNEDYARQHYTIHSGRFDCQVCMQPFHSKLGLMSHKCNKEAASKKSFACDICSQTFRTSSYLFRHMAMHTDIFKCNICGKCFSRKDSMQRHVLKCDPVRALEEDLHACVNCHKAYSSKLALENHLLVCYKTYCFKCKRNFPTEDECSNHTCSLEEADGIPQIIDSTVRVNCSICHKSFRNLKYLKRHERTHSSEFQCKICSKAFCQKDELVWHIFLCENEEKIKTEGYVKCDICEDAVVFADAKSFREHHHTHTHPYQCEKCHKRFRKQGTIHTHVCDPYLHQEGGFKCPQCDKVFALRTYMEKHAVIHGERQFECDICHKKFFRQDYLNDHKCLLPDGTPARIVRRHNQVVIKENVVCHLCGASFVSSSNLNKHMKVHGEKEYECDICNKKFHYLAYLKDHRFHVHGGGLELQCAMCGKILKTKTSLKSHVKQFHSGEEPQHECEICHKRFRQKGNLKTHMYSHSTEKKFHCAICNKSFKYPDQFARHNLEHTMKEKITCDLCDRQFVKRFEYHRHLSIYHSGMAYICSICKAKCSHRHTLVRHFKRKHPGAVHMLSDDSYVKSLLMPFQKDLQGANKHVIQQDAGSEDEDTEATSDANTIAIASADAAAEAIAAATSNAATMSIGQTFTNELGETFTESVITDADGVETTIVYQTPEGFTTDTDLPQVAAEALQSLSHTIVSSEDMPTALQLSGLQEGELGGDDQHTVVIVQIVNQDDETELGETYTLQQTE